DNA from Dietzia lutea:
TCCGGCTTCCTGCAGGACTACCCGATCGAGCAGTACATCCGCGACGCCAAGATCGACTCCCTCTACGAGGGCACCACGGCCATCCAGGCGCAGGATTTCTTCTTCCGCAAGATCGCCCGGGACCGCGGCACCGCAGTCGGTCACATCTCGGCGCAGATCAAGCACTTCCTGGGCAGCGACGCCTGCGGCGGGAAGCTGGCCGCCGAGCGCGAGCTGCTGGCCACCGCGCTGGCCGACGTCGAGGCCATGCTCGGCACGTGCTTCGAGCACCTCATGGGCTCCCAGGACGAGCCGACGCGCCTGTACACGGTCGGGCTCGCCTCGGTGCGCGTGCTCATGGCGTTCGGTGACCTCATGATGGGCTGGCGTCTGCTGGTCGGCGCCGAGGTCGCCCTCGGCAAGGTGGACGGCGCGTCTGACGACGACAAGGCCTTCTACAACGGCAAGATCGCCGCCGCCCGGTGGTTCGCGAAGAACGAACTGCCCCTCCTCACCGCCACCCGGGGAATCGTCTCTGGGCTCGGCAACGAGCTCATGGAGCTGGACGAGGCCGCGTTCTGACGTACCTCTGACGGGCCCGACACCGGGCCCACCCGGAACGATCCGCCGTCCGTGGTCCACGGGCGGCGGATCGCCGCATTTCGGATGGTTGTCGCGGGTCTGGTCAAACCGGTGGACCCGTGAGCGCCGTGAATTTAGGGTCGGGGCCACGACCAGCCCCACCGGACGGGCGAAGCCTTCTACCCGAGGAGAATCGATGTCCGAAGAGCGCAGGCACGACGACCCCATCTTGACCACCCGCCAGGGACACCCGGTCCACGACAACCAGAACACCCGCACCGTCGGGGCCCGCGGCCCCGCGACGCTGGAGAACTACCAGTTCCTGGAGAAGATCAGCCACTTCGACCGCGAGCGGATCCCGGAGCGGGTCGTGCACGCGCGCGGTTTCGTCGCCTACGGCGAGTTCGAGGCGACCGGGAAGTGGGGCGACGAGCCCATCTCGAAGTACACCCGGGCCAAGCTGTTCCAGGAGCCGGGCAAGAAGACCGACGTCGCCATCCGCTTCTCCACGGTGATCGGCGGCCGGGACTCCTCCGAGGTGGCGCGGGACCCGCGCGGCTTCGCGGTGAAGTTCTACACGGAGGACGGCAACTGGGACCTCGTCGGGAACAACCTCGGCGTCTTCTTCATCCGCGACGCCATCAAGTTCCCGGACGTCATCCACTCCCTCAAGCCCGACCCCATCACGTTCCGCCAGGATCCGGCGCGGATCTACGACTTCATGTCGCAGTCGCCGGAGGCGATGCACATGCTGGTCAACCTCTTCAGCCCGCGCGGCATCCCGGCCGACTACCGGCACATGCAGGGCTTCGGCGTGAACACCTACCGCTGGGTCAACGCCGAGGGCGAGAGCCACCTGGTGAAGTACCACTGGCTGCCCCACCAGGGCGTCAAGAGCCTCACCGAGGAGGACGCGGCGAACATCCAGGCGCACGACACCGGTCACGCGTCCAAGGATCTGTACGAGGCCATCGAGAACGGCGACTACCCCAAGTGGGATCTGGTCGTCCAGATGATGTCGGATGACGACCATCCCGAGCTGGACTTCGACCCGCTGGACGACACCAAGACGTGGCCGGAGAACGACTTCGAGCCGAAGCTGGTCGGCACCATGACGCTCAACCGCAACGTCACCGACCACCACAACGAGAACGAGCAGATCTCGTTCGGTACCGGTGTCCTGGTCGACGGCCTGGAGTTCTCCGACGACAAGATGCTGGTCGGTCGCACGTTCTCCTACAGCGACACCCAGCGCTACCGCGTCGGCGCCAACTACCTGCAGCTGCCGGTCAACAGCGCCAAGAACGCCACGGTCGCCACCAACCAGCGTGGCGGCTCAATGTCGTACGGCGTGGACCTGCAGGGGCAGAACCCCCACGTGAACTACGAGCCGTCCACGATGAACGGCCTCCGCGAGTCCGAGCCGACCGGCGAGGAGGAGGTGGGTCCCGAGCTGCGGGGTCGCCTCACGCGCAGCGAGTACCCCCGCACCAACGACTACGTGCAGGCGGGCCAGCGCTTCCGCCTCATGGAGGACTGGGAGCGCGACGACCTGGTGAAAAACTTCATCGACAACATCGGGCAGGCCACCCGCGAGGTGCAGGAGCGCATGGTCTGGCACCTGTTCATGTGCGAGGACGAGCTCGGCCAGCGCGTCGGTGACGGTCTGGGCATCTCGGCCGAC
Protein-coding regions in this window:
- a CDS encoding catalase is translated as MSEERRHDDPILTTRQGHPVHDNQNTRTVGARGPATLENYQFLEKISHFDRERIPERVVHARGFVAYGEFEATGKWGDEPISKYTRAKLFQEPGKKTDVAIRFSTVIGGRDSSEVARDPRGFAVKFYTEDGNWDLVGNNLGVFFIRDAIKFPDVIHSLKPDPITFRQDPARIYDFMSQSPEAMHMLVNLFSPRGIPADYRHMQGFGVNTYRWVNAEGESHLVKYHWLPHQGVKSLTEEDAANIQAHDTGHASKDLYEAIENGDYPKWDLVVQMMSDDDHPELDFDPLDDTKTWPENDFEPKLVGTMTLNRNVTDHHNENEQISFGTGVLVDGLEFSDDKMLVGRTFSYSDTQRYRVGANYLQLPVNSAKNATVATNQRGGSMSYGVDLQGQNPHVNYEPSTMNGLRESEPTGEEEVGPELRGRLTRSEYPRTNDYVQAGQRFRLMEDWERDDLVKNFIDNIGQATREVQERMVWHLFMCEDELGQRVGDGLGISADDVRHLEPLPKQQLTNEERERMANLGKNGPRNVEGLTMTHCVPNERVVVER